In Bacillus cereus ATCC 14579, a single window of DNA contains:
- the fdhD gene encoding formate dehydrogenase accessory sulfurtransferase FdhD, translating into MGPTQETYTIVRYQSGTFSKQLDEIVTESPITIKLNGEEYVTVVCTPNYIEDMVIGFLISEGIISSYNDVEELWVQKDNGIVHVKSSKVNPLYQTLYNKRYVTSCCGKGRQGFIFVNDAAKAKDLHDIHVKITPEECFYLMNTLQQSSTTFRQTGGVHNTALCDRNKILLSRMDIGRHNALDKIYGHCLRNDISVKGKIIAFSGRISSEILLKVSKIGCEIVLSKSAPTKLALQLAHDLGITVVGFIRNESCNIYTHPHRIDGYQSNN; encoded by the coding sequence ATGGGGCCTACGCAAGAGACTTATACAATTGTACGTTATCAATCTGGTACATTTTCAAAACAACTTGATGAGATTGTTACAGAATCTCCTATTACTATTAAATTGAATGGTGAAGAATATGTAACAGTCGTATGCACACCAAATTATATTGAAGATATGGTAATTGGTTTTTTAATTTCCGAGGGGATTATTTCTTCCTATAACGATGTTGAAGAACTATGGGTTCAAAAAGATAACGGAATTGTCCATGTAAAATCATCAAAAGTGAATCCGCTCTATCAAACTTTATATAATAAACGATACGTCACTTCTTGCTGCGGAAAAGGTAGACAAGGTTTTATTTTCGTAAACGATGCAGCAAAAGCAAAAGACTTACATGATATACATGTAAAAATTACTCCTGAAGAATGTTTTTACTTAATGAATACGTTACAACAATCTTCCACTACCTTTCGCCAAACCGGCGGTGTTCACAATACCGCGCTCTGTGATCGAAACAAAATCCTCCTATCAAGAATGGATATTGGCAGACATAATGCATTAGATAAAATATATGGTCATTGTTTACGCAACGATATATCTGTTAAAGGAAAAATTATCGCATTTAGCGGACGTATTTCATCTGAAATTTTACTCAAAGTTTCAAAAATCGGATGTGAAATTGTTCTATCTAAATCTGCCCCAACAAAACTAGCATTGCAACTCGCTCACGATTTAGGCATTACAGTCGTAGGATTTATCAGAAATGAATCCTGCAATATTTACACACATCCACATCGAATTGATGGTTATCAATCGAATAACTAA
- the fdhF gene encoding formate dehydrogenase subunit alpha translates to MAEQTVRVTVDGKEFSASGEKTILQLFNESNLEHPQICHVPEVDPIQTCDTCIVEVNGKLLRACSTKLENGMHIERQSQRAKEAQTEAMDRILENHLLYCTVCDNNNGNCKVHNTVHMMGIEEQKYPYEPKVSACEVDMSHPFYRYDPNQCIACGQCVEVCQNLQVNETISIDWSLDRPRVIWDNGVSINESSCVSCGQCVTVCPCNALMEKSMLGEAGFMTGLKPDVLDPMIDFVKDVEPGYSSILAVSEVEAAMRKTKVNKTKTVCTFCGVGCSFEVWTKDRHILKVQPVSDAPVNGISTCVKGKFGWDFVNSEDRITKPLIRQGDMFVEASWEEALEVVASNMQHIKSEYGSDAFGFISSSKVTNEENYLMQKLARQIYGTNNVDNCSRYCQSPATDGLFKTVGMGGDAGTVKDIAEAGLVIIVGANPTEGHPVLATRVKRAHKLHDQKLIVADLRKHEMAERADLFIHPRQGTDYVWLAGITKYIIDQDWHDKKFIAENVKNFDEYSKMVEKYTLDYTEEITGISKENLKEMARMVYEADGTCVLWGMGVTQNTGGSTTSAAISNLLLVTGNYRRPGAGAYPLRGHNNVQGACDMATLPNWLPGYQAVSDDALRAKFEKAYGTTIPKAPGLNNIAMLLAADEGKLRGMYVMGEEMALVDSNANHVQHILANLDFLVVQDMFLSKTARFADVILPAAPSLEKEGTFTNTERRIQRLYEVLKPLGDSKPDWWILQKVARALGGDWNYENPSEIMDEIASLAPLYSQATYDRLEGWNSLCWGSHDGSDTPLLYVDGFNFPDKLARLSLDEWVPPVVAPDEYDLLLNNGRMLEHFHEGNMTNKSAGILSKVSEVFVEISPELALERNVKDGGLVELASPFGKIKVQALVTDRVMGKELYLPMHATVNEEAINILTGTATDLYTCTPAYKQTMVKMRVLREKGNRPLPSSNPRDKKRNPQNGVEIQQKWQRKQYVSLVD, encoded by the coding sequence ATGGCAGAACAGACAGTCCGTGTAACCGTCGATGGTAAAGAATTTTCTGCATCAGGTGAAAAGACGATACTACAATTATTTAACGAGAGTAATTTGGAACATCCTCAAATTTGTCATGTACCAGAAGTAGATCCAATTCAAACTTGTGATACGTGTATTGTAGAAGTAAATGGAAAGTTATTGCGTGCTTGTTCAACGAAATTAGAGAACGGTATGCATATCGAAAGGCAGTCCCAGCGTGCAAAAGAGGCACAGACTGAGGCAATGGATCGAATATTAGAGAATCATCTACTGTATTGTACCGTTTGTGATAACAATAATGGTAACTGTAAAGTCCACAATACAGTACATATGATGGGAATTGAGGAACAGAAATATCCGTATGAGCCAAAAGTAAGTGCGTGTGAAGTGGATATGTCACATCCGTTTTATCGATATGATCCAAATCAATGTATTGCTTGTGGACAGTGTGTAGAAGTATGTCAAAACTTACAGGTTAATGAAACAATATCGATAGACTGGAGCTTAGACCGTCCACGTGTTATATGGGACAATGGTGTAAGTATAAATGAATCATCTTGTGTAAGTTGCGGGCAATGTGTAACAGTATGTCCATGTAATGCGTTGATGGAGAAATCAATGTTAGGTGAAGCTGGATTCATGACTGGATTGAAACCGGATGTGTTAGATCCGATGATTGATTTTGTAAAGGATGTAGAGCCGGGATATAGTAGTATTTTAGCAGTTTCAGAAGTAGAGGCTGCGATGCGTAAGACGAAAGTGAATAAAACAAAAACAGTTTGTACATTTTGTGGTGTAGGTTGTTCATTTGAAGTATGGACGAAAGACCGCCACATTTTGAAAGTGCAGCCTGTTTCAGATGCGCCGGTTAACGGTATTTCAACATGTGTAAAAGGCAAATTTGGATGGGATTTTGTAAACAGTGAAGATCGTATTACAAAGCCATTAATTCGCCAAGGAGATATGTTTGTTGAAGCTTCATGGGAAGAGGCTCTTGAAGTTGTTGCATCCAATATGCAGCATATTAAATCAGAATATGGAAGTGATGCATTTGGGTTTATTTCTTCTTCGAAAGTAACGAATGAAGAAAATTATCTTATGCAAAAACTAGCCCGTCAAATATATGGAACGAATAATGTAGACAACTGTTCCCGTTATTGTCAATCTCCAGCAACAGACGGTTTATTTAAAACTGTCGGTATGGGCGGGGACGCTGGAACAGTGAAAGATATTGCGGAAGCAGGCCTTGTCATTATCGTTGGAGCAAATCCGACAGAAGGACATCCTGTACTTGCAACGCGTGTAAAACGTGCTCATAAATTACATGACCAAAAATTAATTGTGGCGGATCTTCGTAAACATGAAATGGCAGAGCGTGCGGATTTATTCATTCATCCGCGCCAAGGAACAGATTACGTATGGCTCGCTGGTATTACGAAATATATTATTGATCAAGATTGGCACGATAAAAAGTTCATAGCTGAAAATGTGAAGAATTTTGATGAATATAGCAAAATGGTAGAAAAGTATACGCTTGATTATACAGAAGAAATTACGGGGATTTCGAAAGAAAATCTGAAAGAAATGGCTCGTATGGTATATGAAGCAGATGGTACTTGTGTACTTTGGGGAATGGGTGTAACGCAAAATACTGGAGGAAGTACAACTTCAGCAGCAATTTCAAATCTATTGCTTGTTACGGGTAATTATCGTCGTCCTGGTGCAGGAGCATATCCATTACGCGGACATAATAACGTACAAGGCGCTTGTGATATGGCAACATTACCAAACTGGCTTCCAGGTTACCAAGCGGTTTCAGATGATGCGCTCCGTGCGAAATTTGAAAAAGCATACGGTACTACAATTCCGAAAGCACCAGGCTTAAATAATATTGCAATGTTACTTGCGGCAGATGAAGGAAAACTGCGTGGTATGTATGTTATGGGTGAAGAAATGGCTTTAGTAGATTCGAATGCCAACCATGTACAACATATTTTAGCGAATTTAGATTTCCTTGTTGTTCAAGATATGTTCTTATCGAAAACAGCTCGTTTTGCTGATGTTATTTTACCGGCAGCACCAAGCTTAGAAAAAGAGGGAACATTTACGAATACAGAGCGCCGTATTCAAAGATTATATGAAGTATTGAAGCCGCTTGGTGATTCAAAGCCAGACTGGTGGATTTTACAAAAAGTAGCTCGTGCACTTGGCGGGGACTGGAATTATGAAAATCCAAGTGAAATCATGGATGAAATTGCATCGCTTGCACCTTTATATTCTCAGGCAACATACGATCGTTTAGAAGGATGGAATAGTTTATGTTGGGGTAGCCATGATGGTAGCGATACACCACTATTATATGTGGACGGATTTAACTTCCCAGATAAACTAGCTCGTCTATCATTAGATGAATGGGTACCACCAGTTGTAGCGCCAGATGAGTATGATTTACTTTTAAATAATGGTCGTATGTTAGAACATTTCCATGAAGGGAATATGACGAATAAATCGGCTGGTATTTTATCTAAAGTATCTGAAGTGTTCGTTGAAATCTCGCCTGAACTTGCCCTAGAGCGCAATGTGAAAGATGGTGGTCTTGTAGAATTAGCATCACCATTTGGGAAAATTAAAGTACAGGCACTTGTTACAGATCGTGTAATGGGGAAAGAGCTATATTTACCGATGCATGCAACGGTAAATGAAGAGGCAATCAATATTTTAACTGGAACGGCGACAGATCTTTATACGTGTACACCAGCGTACAAACAAACGATGGTAAAGATGCGTGTATTACGTGAAAAAGGGAATCGTCCGTTACCATCTTCAAACCCGAGAGATAAAAAGCGTAATCCGCAAAACGGTGTTGAAATTCAGCAAAAATGGCAAAGAAAACAATACGTATCACTTGTGGACTAG
- a CDS encoding DUF1641 domain-containing protein, which produces MAKEITVIKKKVVTEEEQKQQVADELLNELSNNREAVEETMQLLAQLQKAGILDAAISLLAAKEDVSKIAVEQLNREPVKNALNNMMGAGEALSSVDPEITKQITSSLVTGLQFATDELNSGKKTKVMDFFKVLKDPDINRAITFGFSFLKAFGQGLEKK; this is translated from the coding sequence GTGGCGAAAGAAATTACTGTAATTAAAAAGAAAGTTGTAACAGAGGAAGAACAGAAACAGCAAGTAGCAGATGAACTTCTAAATGAGCTATCTAATAATCGTGAAGCAGTAGAAGAAACGATGCAGCTTTTAGCACAGTTGCAGAAGGCCGGTATATTAGATGCGGCAATTAGTTTACTTGCTGCGAAGGAAGATGTTTCAAAAATCGCTGTGGAGCAATTAAATCGTGAACCCGTTAAAAATGCGTTAAATAATATGATGGGGGCAGGAGAAGCGTTATCTTCAGTTGACCCAGAAATAACGAAGCAAATTACGTCAAGTTTAGTTACAGGATTGCAATTTGCAACAGACGAATTAAATAGTGGTAAAAAAACAAAAGTGATGGATTTCTTTAAAGTATTAAAAGATCCAGATATCAATAGAGCTATTACATTCGGTTTTAGCTTCTTGAAAGCATTTGGACAAGGGTTAGAGAAAAAATAG
- a CDS encoding glycerophosphodiester phosphodiesterase: MQHRKKLSIPGVMRHSFQTVKFAFWNVLTFQLAYKLLAAIVFVPLFGIIFNKLLYFGGYANATNDELLAFLKTPYGILAIVILSLLALFLIFTEFAVLIIISYFAHKRQKVKLRPILYKTVTYLPTLFTYCLPGFILYAVVLLPLLNMGYETALIPQIQIPNFITGELFKTTMGQVGYYTFFAVVAYLNLRWIFVLPIVVLEQKPFRVAARKSATLVKESFFKVLFFLVGFFISIGIVYVVFLGMYLLCLWGVYEFTNPKGTFALLAESTISVFLTSTLYLFSFIVTPFYIMAITRLYLQKVPVEDVLLEEGLDYSKTKADKCFFQKHRWKFIGVYIVGIITAGMVVAFIVTFISNSYKEPIIMAHRGYISKGVENTKEAVQGAIDAKADYAEIDVLQTKDGELAVIHDLKLKRLANANVHVSDLTMAELRQLTLSQDGLSGQISTLDEIIKLANGKIKLNIEVKLHGGEKDFVNKVLKTIKDNEFEKQCVIQTLHYPLIKEFKRANPDIKVGYILYASRANLKNVKADFYVAEEYMLNKKLVKEARKLNKPIYVWTVNDMENLKAYYKLNVDGIITDYPEDARETIKMLKEQEAEESDLFDKITETTDDLFSKLFISYPAAS; encoded by the coding sequence ATGCAACACCGTAAAAAACTATCTATACCAGGAGTAATGAGACATTCCTTTCAAACAGTTAAATTTGCTTTTTGGAATGTATTAACTTTTCAACTTGCTTATAAATTATTAGCAGCGATTGTGTTTGTTCCACTATTTGGAATCATTTTTAATAAATTATTGTATTTTGGTGGTTATGCAAATGCGACAAATGATGAATTATTAGCGTTTTTAAAGACGCCTTATGGCATCTTAGCAATCGTAATTTTATCATTGTTAGCACTGTTTCTTATCTTTACAGAATTTGCGGTGCTTATTATTATTTCGTATTTCGCTCATAAAAGACAGAAGGTGAAATTACGTCCGATTTTATATAAAACGGTAACGTATTTACCTACTCTTTTCACATATTGCTTACCAGGATTTATTTTATATGCTGTCGTATTGTTGCCTCTTTTAAATATGGGATATGAAACGGCATTAATCCCGCAAATTCAAATTCCTAACTTTATTACAGGAGAACTGTTTAAGACAACGATGGGACAAGTTGGTTATTACACGTTCTTTGCTGTAGTCGCGTATTTGAATCTTCGATGGATTTTCGTTCTACCTATTGTTGTTTTAGAGCAAAAACCATTTCGCGTGGCAGCACGTAAAAGTGCAACTTTAGTAAAGGAAAGCTTTTTTAAAGTACTATTCTTTTTAGTAGGATTTTTTATCTCAATTGGAATTGTATATGTCGTGTTTTTGGGAATGTATTTATTGTGCCTATGGGGTGTTTATGAATTTACAAACCCGAAAGGAACATTTGCATTATTAGCTGAATCAACGATTTCTGTATTTTTAACGAGTACATTGTATTTATTCAGCTTTATCGTGACGCCATTTTATATTATGGCGATTACGCGATTATACTTACAAAAGGTTCCAGTTGAGGATGTTTTATTAGAAGAAGGATTAGATTATTCGAAAACGAAAGCAGATAAATGTTTCTTCCAAAAACATCGTTGGAAATTCATTGGCGTATACATTGTAGGAATTATTACTGCGGGAATGGTCGTTGCCTTCATTGTAACGTTTATTTCAAATTCGTATAAAGAACCGATTATTATGGCGCACCGCGGGTATATATCAAAAGGCGTAGAAAATACGAAAGAAGCTGTGCAAGGTGCTATTGATGCAAAAGCAGACTACGCTGAAATAGATGTATTACAAACGAAAGACGGTGAACTAGCGGTTATACATGATTTGAAGCTGAAACGTCTCGCAAATGCCAATGTGCATGTGTCAGATTTAACGATGGCGGAGTTAAGGCAGCTTACCCTTAGTCAAGATGGACTTTCAGGACAAATAAGTACACTTGATGAAATCATTAAGCTAGCAAATGGCAAAATCAAACTTAATATAGAAGTGAAGCTTCATGGGGGCGAAAAAGATTTTGTAAACAAAGTCTTAAAAACGATTAAAGATAATGAATTTGAGAAGCAATGTGTAATTCAAACGTTACACTATCCACTTATTAAAGAGTTTAAGCGTGCAAATCCAGATATAAAAGTAGGGTATATACTGTATGCAAGTAGAGCTAACTTAAAGAATGTGAAGGCTGACTTTTACGTAGCAGAAGAATATATGTTAAATAAGAAATTAGTAAAAGAAGCAAGGAAGTTAAACAAACCAATTTACGTATGGACAGTAAATGATATGGAAAATTTAAAGGCATATTATAAGTTAAACGTAGATGGTATTATAACCGATTACCCTGAAGATGCACGTGAAACAATTAAGATGTTAAAAGAGCAAGAAGCGGAAGAAAGTGATCTGTTTGATAAAATTACTGAAACGACAGATGATTTATTTTCTAAGTTATTTATAAGTTACCCAGCTGCTAGCTAA
- the ald gene encoding alanine dehydrogenase, producing MRIGVPAEIKNNENRVAMTPAGVVHLIRNNHEVFIQKGAGLGSGFTDAQYVEAGAKIVDTAEEAWNMEMVMKVKEPIESEYKHFSEGLILFTYLHLAPEPELTKALIEKKVVSIAYETVQLENRSLPLLAPMSEVAGRMAAQIGAQFLEKNKGGKGILLAGVPGVKRGKVTIIGGGQAGTNAAKIAVGLGADVTIIDLSAERLRQLDDIFGNQVKTLMSNPYNIAEAVKESDLVIGAVLIPGAKAPKLVTEEMIKSMEPGSVVVDIAIDQGGIFETTDRITTHDNPTYEKHGVVHYAVANMPGAVPRTSTLALTNVTVPYAVQIANKGYKEACLGNSALLKGINTLDGYVTFEAVAEAHGVEYKGAKELLEAETVSC from the coding sequence ATGCGTATTGGGGTACCAGCAGAAATTAAAAACAACGAAAACCGTGTGGCAATGACACCAGCAGGTGTTGTACATTTAATTCGTAACAATCACGAAGTATTCATTCAAAAGGGTGCAGGTTTAGGGTCTGGTTTCACAGATGCTCAGTATGTTGAAGCAGGAGCAAAAATTGTTGATACAGCTGAAGAAGCTTGGAATATGGAAATGGTTATGAAAGTTAAGGAACCAATTGAAAGCGAATACAAACACTTCAGTGAAGGCTTAATCTTGTTCACATACTTACACTTAGCTCCAGAGCCAGAATTAACAAAAGCTTTAATCGAGAAAAAAGTTGTTTCTATCGCATATGAAACAGTACAATTAGAAAACCGTTCATTACCATTACTTGCACCTATGAGTGAAGTAGCTGGTCGTATGGCTGCACAAATTGGTGCACAATTCCTTGAGAAAAACAAAGGCGGTAAAGGTATCTTACTTGCAGGTGTTCCAGGGGTTAAACGTGGTAAAGTAACAATCATCGGTGGTGGACAAGCTGGTACAAATGCTGCTAAAATTGCAGTTGGACTAGGTGCGGATGTAACAATCATCGACTTAAGTGCAGAACGTCTTCGTCAATTAGATGACATTTTCGGAAACCAAGTAAAAACTTTAATGTCTAATCCTTACAATATTGCAGAAGCTGTTAAAGAGTCTGATCTTGTAATCGGTGCAGTATTAATCCCAGGTGCAAAAGCTCCAAAACTTGTAACAGAAGAAATGATTAAATCAATGGAACCAGGTTCTGTTGTTGTAGATATCGCGATTGACCAAGGTGGTATTTTCGAAACAACTGACCGTATTACAACTCATGATAACCCAACTTACGAAAAACACGGCGTTGTTCATTATGCAGTTGCAAACATGCCAGGTGCGGTTCCACGTACATCAACTCTTGCATTAACAAACGTAACAGTACCATATGCAGTACAAATTGCTAACAAAGGCTACAAAGAAGCTTGCCTAGGCAACTCTGCATTACTAAAAGGTATTAACACATTAGATGGCTATGTAACATTCGAAGCAGTTGCAGAAGCTCACGGTGTAGAGTACAAAGGTGCTAAAGAATTATTAGAAGCAGAAACAGTATCTTGCTAA
- a CDS encoding amino acid permease has translation MANLFKKKSVTQLLGESKSKTLTKTLGAFDLTMLGIGAIIGTGVLVLTGLVAARDAGPAVIFSFMIAAIVCGFAALCYAEVASTLPVSGSVYTYSYATIGEFVAHLMGWTLLSVYVVTTAAVAGGWTGYFHNLVSGLGLEIPKALLTIPSQGGMVNLPAVIVTLIITWLLSRGTKESKRVNNIMVLIKIGIVVLFIAVGVFYVKPENWIPFAPYGLSGVFAGGAAVFFAFLGFDALATSAEEVKNPQRDLPIGIIASLVICTIIYVVVCLVMTGMVSYKELDVPEAMAYVLEVVGQDKVAGVIAIGAVIGIMAVIFAYIYATTRVFFAMSRDGLLPESFAKINKKTEAPTFTVWLTGIGSALIAGFIDLKELSNLANIGALLTFAMVGVSVIILRKTHPKLQRGFMVPLVPILPIISIACCLFLMVNLPLKTWMYFGAWLAIGVVVYFVYSKKHSHLKDDGSSQDNLEQAN, from the coding sequence GTGGCCAACCTATTTAAAAAGAAATCCGTTACGCAATTGTTAGGGGAAAGTAAAAGTAAAACTTTGACGAAAACGCTAGGGGCATTTGACCTAACAATGCTAGGGATTGGTGCGATAATTGGTACAGGAGTTCTAGTATTAACTGGATTAGTAGCAGCAAGAGATGCTGGTCCAGCAGTTATTTTTTCATTCATGATTGCAGCCATCGTTTGTGGATTTGCAGCATTATGTTACGCAGAGGTGGCTTCTACACTTCCTGTTTCAGGTAGTGTGTACACATACTCATATGCAACTATTGGTGAGTTTGTAGCTCATTTAATGGGATGGACATTACTATCCGTATATGTTGTAACGACTGCCGCAGTAGCTGGCGGATGGACTGGTTACTTCCATAACTTAGTGAGTGGATTAGGGCTTGAAATTCCAAAAGCACTGCTAACGATTCCGTCTCAAGGTGGTATGGTGAATTTACCAGCAGTTATCGTTACATTAATTATAACTTGGTTATTATCAAGAGGTACGAAAGAAAGTAAACGCGTGAATAACATAATGGTATTAATTAAAATTGGTATCGTTGTTTTATTCATTGCAGTTGGTGTATTCTACGTGAAACCAGAAAACTGGATACCATTTGCACCGTACGGTTTAAGTGGAGTTTTCGCGGGGGGAGCAGCAGTATTCTTTGCTTTCTTAGGATTTGATGCATTAGCAACTTCTGCTGAAGAGGTAAAAAATCCGCAACGTGATCTACCGATTGGTATTATCGCTTCGTTAGTCATTTGTACAATCATTTATGTTGTAGTTTGTCTCGTTATGACGGGTATGGTTTCTTATAAAGAATTAGATGTACCAGAAGCTATGGCATATGTGTTAGAAGTTGTAGGACAAGATAAAGTAGCAGGTGTAATCGCAATTGGAGCTGTAATTGGTATTATGGCAGTAATTTTTGCTTACATTTATGCAACGACACGTGTATTCTTTGCGATGAGCCGTGACGGTTTATTGCCAGAATCTTTCGCGAAAATTAATAAAAAGACAGAAGCGCCAACATTTACAGTTTGGTTAACAGGAATTGGTAGTGCTTTAATTGCTGGATTTATCGATTTAAAAGAATTGTCGAATTTAGCGAATATTGGAGCGTTGTTAACATTTGCGATGGTTGGTGTGTCAGTTATTATTCTTCGTAAAACACACCCAAAATTACAACGTGGATTTATGGTACCACTTGTACCGATCTTGCCGATTATTTCGATTGCATGTTGTCTATTCTTAATGGTAAATCTACCATTAAAAACATGGATGTACTTCGGTGCTTGGTTAGCAATTGGAGTAGTTGTATACTTTGTTTATTCGAAAAAACATAGTCATTTAAAAGACGATGGAAGTTCGCAGGATAATTTAGAACAAGCTAATTAA
- a CDS encoding ArsR/SmtB family transcription factor: MAGNKVETPQETCSQTIIHEEVVEQVKQTIPTDESLSKVAELFKVLGDRTRTRILHALFEAEMCVCDLAYLLGMTQSSISHQLRVLKQAKLVKNRKEGKVVYYSLADQHVIHIFEQAFEHVNEEE; the protein is encoded by the coding sequence ATGGCTGGAAATAAAGTAGAAACACCACAAGAGACATGTTCTCAAACGATAATTCATGAAGAAGTTGTAGAGCAAGTAAAACAAACAATTCCAACTGATGAAAGTTTAAGTAAAGTAGCAGAACTATTTAAAGTGTTAGGTGACCGTACACGTACGAGAATATTACATGCGCTATTTGAAGCTGAAATGTGCGTTTGTGATTTAGCTTATTTATTAGGAATGACACAATCATCTATTTCGCATCAGCTTCGTGTGTTAAAGCAAGCGAAACTTGTGAAGAATCGTAAAGAAGGAAAGGTTGTTTATTATTCGTTAGCTGACCAGCACGTAATTCATATCTTCGAGCAAGCGTTTGAACACGTAAACGAAGAAGAATAA